The proteins below come from a single Chitinophaga pinensis DSM 2588 genomic window:
- a CDS encoding phosphoribosylanthranilate isomerase has product MKIKVCGITRKEDLQRLVEYQVHYAGLIFYEKSPRFAAPKIDGRTVREIAGIKKVGVFVNALLEQVQRTILDYGLDMVQLHGDETPAFCAAIREQVQVIKAFRLGEDVNWSALLAAYIPVTDYFLFDTEAGKAYGGTGKRFNWELLQTYPYTHPFYLSGGIGLDETPELLELQLPALFAVDVNSRFEDRPGVKNMEKVRLFTDQIQSTYLK; this is encoded by the coding sequence ATGAAAATAAAGGTCTGCGGTATCACCCGGAAAGAAGACCTGCAAAGACTGGTCGAATACCAGGTGCATTATGCCGGTTTAATATTTTACGAAAAGTCTCCCCGCTTTGCAGCGCCGAAGATAGATGGACGCACTGTAAGGGAGATAGCTGGTATCAAAAAAGTAGGTGTGTTTGTAAACGCGTTGCTTGAACAGGTACAACGTACGATACTTGATTACGGGCTGGATATGGTGCAGTTGCACGGTGATGAAACGCCTGCTTTCTGTGCTGCTATCCGTGAACAGGTACAGGTGATCAAAGCTTTCAGATTAGGGGAGGACGTTAACTGGTCAGCGCTATTGGCCGCATATATACCGGTGACAGATTATTTCCTGTTTGATACAGAAGCGGGTAAGGCTTATGGCGGTACCGGCAAACGTTTCAACTGGGAATTACTACAGACATATCCATATACGCATCCTTTTTATCTGAGTGGAGGTATCGGGCTGGACGAAACACCTGAACTGCTGGAATTACAGCTGCCGGCTTTATTCGCAGTAGATGTGAACAGCAGATTTGAGGACCGGCCGGGTGTGAAGAACATGGAAAAGGTGCGCTTATTTACAGATCAGATTCAATCAACTTATTTAAAATAA
- the trpB gene encoding tryptophan synthase subunit beta, which produces MKIAENTFGSKYHVDEKGFYGRFGGAYIPEMLFPNVDELQRNYLEILKDPSFQQEFDQLLRDYVGRPSPLYFAKRLSEKYKAKIYLKREDLNHTGAHKVNNTIGQILLAQRLGKTRIIAETGAGQHGVATATVCALMGLECVVYMGSIDIQRQAPNVARMKMLGATVVPATSGSQTLKDACNEAIRDWINNPVDTHYILGTAAGPHPYPDMVTRFQSVISEEIKKQLLEKTGKENPDYVMACIGGGSNAAGAYYHFLDEPDVKLIAIEAGGKGVHSGHSAATTQLGKLGIIHASKTLLMQTEDGQITEPYSISAGLDYPGIGPLHSHLYETGRATFLNATDDEALQAAYELTRLEGIIPALESSHALAKLGQVAFKPDDVVVVCLSGRGDKDMETYIRNLPANTGGNV; this is translated from the coding sequence ATGAAGATAGCGGAAAACACGTTCGGCTCTAAGTATCATGTAGATGAAAAAGGCTTTTACGGCAGATTTGGCGGCGCTTACATTCCGGAGATGTTGTTTCCGAATGTAGACGAGCTACAGCGTAATTACCTGGAGATCCTGAAAGATCCTTCCTTTCAGCAGGAGTTCGATCAACTGCTGCGCGATTATGTAGGACGCCCTTCTCCCTTGTATTTTGCAAAACGTTTGTCTGAAAAATATAAGGCAAAGATCTATCTGAAACGTGAAGATCTGAACCATACCGGTGCACATAAAGTGAATAACACCATCGGACAGATCCTGCTGGCACAACGCCTGGGTAAGACGCGTATCATTGCGGAAACCGGTGCTGGTCAGCATGGGGTAGCAACAGCTACCGTATGTGCGCTGATGGGACTGGAGTGTGTAGTGTATATGGGTAGTATTGACATTCAGCGCCAGGCGCCGAATGTGGCCCGTATGAAAATGCTGGGTGCTACAGTGGTACCTGCCACAAGTGGTAGTCAGACACTGAAAGACGCCTGTAATGAGGCGATCCGCGACTGGATTAACAATCCGGTAGATACGCACTATATACTGGGAACAGCTGCTGGTCCGCATCCATATCCGGATATGGTAACCCGCTTTCAGTCTGTGATCAGTGAAGAAATAAAGAAACAGTTACTCGAAAAGACCGGCAAGGAAAACCCTGACTACGTAATGGCTTGTATCGGTGGCGGTAGTAACGCTGCTGGTGCTTACTATCACTTCCTGGATGAACCGGATGTGAAACTGATTGCGATAGAGGCAGGTGGTAAAGGTGTACATTCCGGTCATTCAGCAGCGACTACGCAGCTGGGTAAACTGGGTATCATTCACGCCAGCAAGACATTGCTGATGCAGACAGAAGACGGACAGATCACTGAGCCTTATTCTATTTCTGCCGGATTGGATTATCCGGGTATTGGTCCTCTGCATTCGCATCTTTATGAAACCGGTCGTGCTACTTTCCTGAATGCGACTGATGATGAAGCCTTACAGGCAGCTTATGAGCTGACCCGTCTGGAAGGAATCATTCCTGCACTGGAATCCTCTCATGCACTGGCAAAACTCGGACAGGTAGCCTTCAAACCAGATGATGTGGTGGTGGTGTGTCTGAGTGGCCGTGGTGATAAGGACATGGAAACATACATTCGTAATTTGCCTGCTAACACTGGTGGTAACGTATAA
- the trpA gene encoding tryptophan synthase subunit alpha yields the protein MSNRIDQLFAGKKTGVLNIYCTAGFPELNDTLPVMQSLQQHGADMIELGMPFSDPLADGPVIQDSSTRAIKNGMSLKVLFEQLKDFRQHIHLPVLLMGYLNPVLLYGIEEFCKKCAEVGVDGVILPDLPMNEYEQEYKPVFEKYNLHLIFLVTPETSEERIKKIDSVSKGFVYAVSSSSTTGKDKDMGHQQVYFERLKALALKNPVLIGFGIKDKATFDAAASNSNGGIIGTAFIRAIENTTNLDTTIKEFIAGVKHN from the coding sequence ATGAGCAATCGTATAGATCAATTATTTGCCGGCAAAAAAACGGGTGTACTGAACATCTACTGCACAGCAGGATTTCCTGAACTGAACGATACGCTGCCTGTCATGCAATCTTTACAACAGCATGGGGCCGATATGATAGAACTGGGTATGCCATTCTCTGATCCGCTGGCTGACGGGCCGGTGATCCAGGATAGTAGCACCCGCGCCATTAAGAATGGTATGAGTCTGAAAGTGCTGTTTGAACAGCTGAAAGATTTCAGACAACATATCCACCTGCCGGTTTTACTGATGGGGTATCTTAATCCGGTGTTACTGTACGGTATTGAGGAATTTTGTAAAAAATGTGCCGAAGTGGGTGTGGATGGTGTTATACTGCCTGACTTACCGATGAACGAATATGAGCAGGAGTATAAACCTGTATTCGAAAAATACAACCTGCACCTGATCTTCCTGGTAACGCCGGAAACGAGTGAGGAAAGGATCAAAAAGATCGATAGTGTAAGTAAAGGTTTTGTATATGCGGTATCCTCTTCTTCCACTACAGGGAAGGATAAGGACATGGGGCATCAGCAGGTATATTTCGAAAGACTGAAAGCACTCGCCCTGAAGAATCCGGTGCTGATCGGGTTTGGTATCAAAGATAAAGCTACCTTTGACGCTGCCGCATCCAACAGTAATGGGGGAATTATCGGTACTGCCTTTATCCGCGCAATTGAAAATACGACCAACCTGGATACTACAATAAAAGAATTTATTGCAGGCGTAAAACACAACTAG
- the hisH gene encoding imidazole glycerol phosphate synthase subunit HisH, with product MKTVIIKYNAGNIRSVMFALDRIGVEGIVTDDPEAIKSADKVIFPGVGEASTAMNYLKERNLDKLIKELKQPVLGICLGMQLMCKHSEENNTPCLGIFDVEVKRFTSPVDNLLKIPQIGWNNITGLYSTMFEHVPENSYMYFVHSYYAALAPDTVATANYVINYSAGLQKDNFYAVQFHPEKSATVGQKILENFLKL from the coding sequence ATGAAAACGGTTATCATAAAATACAATGCCGGTAATATCCGTTCGGTGATGTTCGCACTGGACAGAATAGGCGTGGAGGGCATTGTAACAGACGATCCGGAAGCGATAAAATCAGCAGATAAGGTGATCTTCCCGGGTGTGGGAGAGGCCAGCACTGCAATGAATTATCTGAAGGAAAGAAACCTGGATAAGCTGATCAAAGAACTGAAACAGCCAGTCCTGGGTATCTGTCTGGGTATGCAGCTTATGTGCAAACATTCTGAAGAGAACAACACACCTTGTCTGGGTATCTTCGATGTGGAGGTAAAACGCTTCACTTCACCAGTGGATAATCTGCTGAAAATACCTCAGATCGGCTGGAATAATATTACAGGATTATACAGCACCATGTTTGAGCATGTGCCGGAGAATTCCTACATGTATTTTGTACATAGTTATTATGCGGCATTGGCCCCTGATACGGTAGCCACTGCCAACTACGTGATTAACTACAGTGCAGGATTACAGAAAGATAATTTCTATGCTGTACAGTTCCACCCGGAGAAATCCGCTACTGTGGGACAGAAAATACTGGAAAATTTCCTGAAGTTATAA
- the hisA gene encoding 1-(5-phosphoribosyl)-5-[(5-phosphoribosylamino)methylideneamino]imidazole-4-carboxamide isomerase: MIRGIQIRRITTDETLELRRDVLYPDWELTRVKLDHDEYGVHFGLFEDNRLRGVASLFPQKDQAQFRKLAVHPDCQGKRYGSMLMQHMEDFCRKEHIPMLWCNARDSAEGFYLKRGYEYWGDHFVKDNIVFIKMKVQLDKTTDSGITVIPAIDIIDGKCVRLTQGDYAQKKVYNEHPLEVAKAFESIGIRRLHLVDLDGAKKGAVVNWKVLEAIAGKTNLVIDFGGGIKTEDDLRIVYENGAALATIGSIAVKDPALFSGWVKKYGADKIFLGADVKEEKIAVGGWLETTELSVFDFLEENVKQGVQHIFCTDIAKDGLLQGPSVALYEKILQRFPQIDFVASGGVSTMADVHALAEAGCSGVIVGKAIYEERISMKELADFIKLGIRN, from the coding sequence ATGATTCGAGGGATACAGATAAGAAGGATCACAACTGATGAAACACTGGAACTGCGTAGAGATGTGTTGTATCCAGACTGGGAACTGACCAGGGTTAAGCTTGATCATGATGAATACGGGGTGCATTTCGGTTTGTTTGAAGATAACAGGCTGAGGGGAGTAGCGTCCCTGTTTCCACAGAAAGATCAGGCACAATTCCGTAAACTGGCGGTGCATCCGGATTGTCAGGGCAAACGCTATGGCAGTATGCTGATGCAGCATATGGAGGATTTTTGCAGAAAGGAGCATATTCCTATGTTATGGTGTAATGCCCGGGATTCTGCAGAAGGATTTTATTTAAAACGTGGGTATGAGTACTGGGGTGATCATTTCGTAAAAGATAATATTGTCTTCATCAAGATGAAAGTTCAACTGGATAAAACAACAGATAGCGGAATTACCGTGATTCCGGCTATTGACATTATAGATGGCAAATGTGTACGCCTGACACAGGGCGATTATGCACAGAAGAAAGTATACAATGAGCATCCGCTGGAAGTAGCCAAGGCTTTTGAAAGCATTGGCATACGCCGTTTGCATCTGGTCGATCTGGACGGCGCCAAGAAAGGCGCTGTTGTCAACTGGAAAGTACTGGAAGCGATTGCCGGTAAGACTAACCTGGTGATCGATTTCGGTGGCGGTATCAAAACAGAAGACGATCTGCGTATCGTATATGAGAATGGCGCTGCACTGGCAACCATTGGTAGTATTGCAGTGAAAGATCCGGCACTGTTTTCCGGCTGGGTAAAAAAGTACGGCGCTGACAAGATCTTCCTGGGAGCTGATGTGAAAGAGGAGAAAATCGCTGTAGGCGGCTGGCTGGAAACGACTGAGCTGTCTGTGTTTGATTTCCTGGAAGAGAATGTGAAACAGGGCGTACAACACATCTTCTGTACTGATATTGCTAAAGACGGTCTGTTACAGGGACCTTCCGTTGCCTTATATGAAAAGATCCTGCAACGTTTTCCACAGATCGACTTCGTGGCGAGTGGTGGTGTAAGTACTATGGCTGATGTACATGCATTGGCGGAAGCTGGGTGTAGTGGTGTGATAGTAGGAAAGGCGATCTATGAAGAAAGGATCAGCATGAAGGAACTGGCGGACTTTATTAAATTAGGAATTAGGAATTAG
- the hisF gene encoding imidazole glycerol phosphate synthase subunit HisF has translation MLTKRIIPCLDIKDGRTVKGVNFENIRDAGDPIELGALYAEQGADELVFLDITATNERRKTLSELVTRIAKHVNIPFTVGGGISSVEDVNVLLQSGADKISVNTSAFKRPELVDELAREFGSQCVVLAIDTRFEDGDWYVYLNGGRVKTDIKAYDWAKEAVQRGAGEILLTSMNNDGTKKGFALDITGKLSQNLNVPVIASGGAGNMEHFMDVFENAQADAALAASIFHYKEIEIPALKTYLYQRGVNIRF, from the coding sequence ATGTTAACAAAACGCATTATCCCCTGTCTTGACATAAAGGATGGACGCACTGTAAAAGGTGTGAACTTTGAAAATATACGCGATGCCGGCGATCCGATAGAACTGGGTGCATTGTATGCAGAACAGGGCGCAGATGAACTGGTGTTTCTGGATATTACGGCGACTAATGAGCGCAGAAAGACCCTGTCTGAACTGGTGACCCGTATTGCTAAACATGTGAATATCCCTTTCACCGTAGGTGGAGGTATTTCATCTGTGGAAGATGTGAATGTACTGTTGCAGTCAGGTGCTGATAAGATCTCTGTGAATACTTCTGCTTTTAAACGTCCGGAGCTGGTAGACGAACTGGCCCGTGAATTTGGAAGTCAGTGTGTGGTATTGGCTATCGATACGCGTTTTGAGGACGGCGACTGGTATGTGTACCTGAATGGAGGACGTGTGAAAACCGATATCAAGGCATACGACTGGGCAAAAGAAGCTGTGCAGAGAGGCGCTGGAGAAATTCTGCTGACTTCCATGAATAATGACGGTACCAAGAAGGGTTTTGCCCTGGATATCACCGGTAAACTGTCTCAAAATCTGAATGTACCTGTGATTGCCTCCGGCGGAGCCGGGAACATGGAACATTTCATGGATGTATTTGAAAATGCACAGGCTGACGCCGCGCTGGCTGCCAGCATTTTCCACTATAAAGAGATCGAGATACCAGCCCTGAAGACTTATCTCTATCAGCGGGGCGTTAATATCCGGTTCTAA
- the hisIE gene encoding bifunctional phosphoribosyl-AMP cyclohydrolase/phosphoribosyl-ATP diphosphatase HisIE yields the protein MYNNKQINFQKCADGLVPAIVQDAATSKVLMLGYMNQEALDKTLQEGKVTFFSRSKQRLWTKGEESGNFLTLQEIRVDCDSDTLLIKAIPAGVVCHTGADTCWEESNVSNDFLAKLESIITDRKNNPADKSYTSSLFAKGINKIAQKVGEEAVEVVIEAKDDNEELFLNESADLLFHYLVLLSAKGYQLSDVLAVLQKRHTK from the coding sequence ATGTATAATAACAAACAGATCAACTTTCAGAAATGCGCCGACGGTCTGGTGCCGGCTATCGTTCAGGATGCGGCTACCTCCAAGGTGCTGATGCTGGGATATATGAACCAGGAAGCCCTGGACAAAACCTTACAGGAGGGCAAGGTAACTTTCTTTAGCCGTTCCAAGCAGCGTCTGTGGACAAAAGGAGAGGAAAGTGGTAATTTCCTGACCCTGCAGGAAATCAGGGTAGACTGTGACAGCGATACGCTGCTGATCAAGGCAATTCCTGCCGGCGTAGTATGTCACACCGGTGCAGATACCTGCTGGGAAGAGAGCAATGTCAGCAATGATTTCCTGGCTAAGCTGGAAAGTATCATTACTGACAGGAAGAATAACCCTGCTGACAAGTCCTATACTTCCTCCCTGTTTGCAAAAGGGATCAATAAAATTGCCCAGAAAGTAGGGGAAGAAGCGGTGGAAGTCGTTATAGAAGCGAAAGATGATAACGAAGAGCTTTTCCTGAACGAGTCAGCTGACCTGCTGTTTCATTACCTGGTACTGTTAAGTGCCAAAGGTTATCAGCTGTCAGATGTGCTGGCTGTGCTGCAGAAAAGGCATACTAAATAG
- a CDS encoding TlpA disulfide reductase family protein codes for MKRLVTGAFAVLFSFTAFAQQTVSGTLKGAEGKKVYLYSDDDNNPKDSVVLSGNKFSFKVPSTEGPRVFALILQDVNNPLLLVSGKESLQYTLEAQQFPIASSFKGNEENKAMQAYQQTFLALVQKAQNLNAEAAKITGDDEAGKNAFRAKASMFNEDVVNTGTTFIKGHPKQLASIWILLNELRGRLEPDDFQEYFNLLDKPLKESRYGQAALKYLHSVKGDVGGVAADFTQDDVNGRPVSLSSFRGKYVLIDFWASWCGPCRAENPNVVKAFERFKDKNFTILGVSLDDNKTRWMGAIKQDNLQWTQVSDLKGWGNEAAQMYGVRAIPANFLVDPQGNIIATNLRGSALEAKLQQILK; via the coding sequence ATGAAACGACTTGTTACCGGCGCCTTCGCGGTGCTATTTTCATTTACAGCCTTTGCCCAACAAACTGTTTCCGGAACATTGAAAGGAGCAGAAGGTAAGAAGGTCTATCTGTATTCAGACGACGATAATAATCCAAAAGATTCCGTAGTACTGAGCGGAAATAAATTCTCTTTTAAGGTACCGTCTACAGAAGGGCCAAGGGTTTTCGCCCTTATCCTGCAGGATGTAAATAATCCTTTATTACTGGTGTCCGGTAAGGAATCGCTGCAGTATACCCTTGAAGCACAGCAGTTTCCGATAGCCTCTTCTTTTAAAGGAAATGAGGAAAATAAGGCAATGCAGGCTTATCAGCAGACATTCCTGGCGCTTGTGCAGAAAGCGCAGAACCTGAATGCGGAAGCGGCAAAGATCACTGGTGATGACGAAGCCGGAAAGAATGCATTTCGCGCAAAGGCATCCATGTTTAATGAAGATGTGGTCAATACCGGTACCACCTTTATCAAGGGACATCCCAAGCAACTGGCGAGCATCTGGATACTACTCAACGAGTTACGTGGGAGACTGGAACCAGATGATTTTCAGGAATATTTCAACTTACTGGATAAACCGCTCAAAGAATCCAGGTATGGACAGGCAGCGCTTAAATACCTGCATAGTGTAAAAGGTGATGTAGGAGGTGTGGCTGCTGATTTTACACAGGATGATGTGAATGGCAGACCTGTCAGCTTATCTTCTTTCCGTGGTAAATATGTGCTGATCGATTTCTGGGCCAGCTGGTGCGGTCCGTGCCGGGCGGAGAATCCGAATGTTGTGAAGGCTTTTGAGCGCTTTAAAGACAAGAACTTTACTATCCTGGGTGTATCTCTGGATGACAATAAGACCCGCTGGATGGGCGCCATTAAGCAGGATAATCTGCAATGGACCCAGGTGTCCGACCTGAAAGGATGGGGTAATGAAGCTGCACAGATGTATGGCGTCCGTGCAATTCCAGCCAATTTCCTGGTCGATCCGCAAGGGAATATCATTGCCACTAATTTAAGAGGCAGTGCATTGGAAGCCAAATTGCAACAAATATTAAAATAA
- a CDS encoding TlpA disulfide reductase family protein: protein MKSVMMAVALLAPMVLLAQEKWKGEQAFTIQGTVTALQKPAKVYLNIRRCGDNTLDSAEVKEGKFSFSGKLAEPTMANLYLKVLEPVLSPDAQERKSCDVLTLFLDKGNISITAEDSISHGVVKGAVANDDYNHLNELLKDVNGKLDELEKQYRQAYMAEDEEGMRKLEPQFDDLEAQQKQILADYLKNNSNSPIALYVLNKYADYDIDLVEIEPMFNKLGKTLRNTPSGKDFAAALDKAKKTAVGQPAMDFAQPDKDGKDITLASYKGKYVLLGFWASWCGPCRAENPNVLKAYSRFKDKGFDVVSISLDEKREKWLAAIQADNLAWAQVSDLRGWKNAVAEKYGIKAIPQNLLIDPNGNIVAKNLRGDALERKLEELLK from the coding sequence ATGAAGTCCGTAATGATGGCCGTGGCGCTTCTTGCGCCTATGGTCCTGTTGGCGCAGGAAAAATGGAAGGGCGAGCAAGCGTTTACGATACAGGGAACTGTTACTGCATTACAGAAGCCGGCAAAAGTATATTTAAATATCAGGCGTTGTGGCGATAATACATTGGACAGTGCGGAGGTAAAGGAGGGCAAATTCTCCTTTTCCGGCAAACTGGCGGAACCTACGATGGCCAACCTGTACCTCAAGGTACTGGAACCTGTTCTCTCACCGGATGCCCAGGAGCGGAAGAGTTGCGATGTACTGACCTTGTTTTTGGACAAAGGAAACATCAGTATCACTGCGGAAGATTCTATCAGTCATGGCGTTGTGAAGGGCGCTGTCGCCAATGATGATTATAATCACCTCAACGAACTGCTGAAAGATGTGAACGGTAAGCTGGATGAACTGGAAAAACAGTATCGTCAGGCGTATATGGCTGAAGATGAAGAAGGTATGAGGAAGCTGGAGCCACAATTTGATGACCTGGAAGCCCAGCAGAAACAGATCCTGGCCGATTATCTGAAAAATAACAGCAATTCACCGATCGCATTGTATGTGCTGAACAAATATGCTGACTATGATATTGATCTGGTAGAGATCGAACCCATGTTCAATAAGCTGGGTAAAACGTTGCGTAATACGCCTTCCGGAAAGGATTTTGCCGCAGCGCTGGATAAAGCGAAGAAAACAGCGGTAGGACAACCGGCCATGGATTTTGCACAGCCTGATAAAGACGGAAAAGATATAACACTGGCTTCCTATAAAGGAAAATATGTATTATTGGGCTTCTGGGCCAGCTGGTGCGGTCCCTGCAGAGCAGAAAATCCAAATGTACTGAAAGCCTACAGCCGGTTTAAAGACAAAGGATTTGATGTGGTATCCATCTCCCTGGATGAAAAAAGAGAAAAGTGGCTGGCTGCCATACAAGCGGATAATCTGGCCTGGGCACAGGTATCTGATCTGAGAGGCTGGAAGAACGCGGTAGCCGAGAAATATGGTATCAAGGCAATCCCGCAGAACCTCCTGATAGATCCTAACGGAAATATCGTGGCAAAAAACCTCCGCGGCGATGCGCTGGAACGCAAGCTGGAAGAACTTTTAAAGTAA
- a CDS encoding BlaI/MecI/CopY family transcriptional regulator → MEKLTQQEEIAMLAIWKTGTGSVKDFLEQHPSPQPPYTTLASTIRNLEKKGYLTSRKTGNVYEYTPAIVESEYKQKFMSGFVKDYFEDSYKALVTFFAKEKKITPEELKEIVRMIEKN, encoded by the coding sequence ATGGAAAAGCTAACGCAGCAGGAGGAAATCGCCATGCTGGCAATATGGAAAACGGGCACAGGATCAGTAAAGGATTTTCTGGAGCAGCATCCGTCTCCACAACCTCCTTATACGACGCTTGCCTCCACGATCAGGAACCTGGAGAAAAAGGGGTATCTGACCAGTCGTAAAACAGGCAATGTATATGAGTATACGCCTGCGATCGTTGAATCTGAGTACAAGCAGAAGTTTATGAGCGGTTTTGTAAAAGACTACTTCGAGGATTCATATAAAGCCCTGGTGACTTTCTTCGCGAAAGAGAAGAAAATCACCCCTGAAGAACTGAAAGAAATTGTCAGGATGATCGAGAAAAACTGA
- a CDS encoding M56 family metallopeptidase: MLIYLLKANIALVLFYLAYRFGLRRLTFYSLNRFFLIGGILCATVGPLIDPSVFIHRHHELNVVAETYMLDLSALQRHPSEPFINTLVKYVFWLGVIVMTIRLAMQLFSLWKLHHQTRRTVFGDESLRIMERKANPFSFMRNIYINPSLHTPEEFSSIIQHEKVHVRQWHTLDVLLGELNKIFYWFNPGAWLMSIAIRENLEFITDRSILRQGMDVKSYQYSLLKVSGIPYATAIANNFNFSHLKQRIMMMNKKRSSRYHLLRYVVLGAVMGIAVLSLNFSSAIAKAETSARKLANAFQEDTSKVKVPPPPAPLPPPPPPPPAPPVKVKGKGAKVPPPPPPAPPVPAAPQAAPAPAAAAAPSPEGEELRLSVAEKPDAAEKSKITIRGGADGQGKPLYVVDDVLIGNNLPEGMLDPMAISSIHVLKGESATAVYGDAGIDGVVKVYTKAYVGTSLVKHDVLMPAKPGTTAATPTTIKFVPAGEKKNDEVITVISYKDGNSTHAITAGNNTNANAKTDAKSEDKK, translated from the coding sequence ATGCTTATTTATCTGCTTAAAGCCAACATAGCGCTTGTTTTGTTTTACCTGGCTTATCGCTTCGGTCTGAGGCGTCTGACCTTCTACTCGTTGAACCGCTTTTTCCTGATTGGCGGTATCCTGTGTGCCACGGTGGGACCACTGATCGATCCCTCTGTATTTATACACAGGCATCATGAGCTGAATGTAGTGGCAGAGACTTATATGCTTGACCTGTCAGCCCTGCAGCGGCATCCTTCAGAGCCCTTTATCAATACCCTGGTAAAGTATGTGTTCTGGCTTGGAGTGATCGTTATGACCATCCGGCTAGCCATGCAGCTTTTCTCTTTATGGAAACTGCATCATCAGACCCGGAGAACCGTTTTCGGAGATGAATCACTGCGTATTATGGAGCGGAAGGCGAATCCGTTTTCCTTCATGCGTAACATCTATATTAACCCTTCCCTGCACACGCCGGAGGAATTCTCTTCCATCATCCAGCATGAAAAGGTGCATGTACGGCAATGGCATACACTGGATGTACTGCTGGGGGAACTGAACAAGATCTTCTACTGGTTCAATCCCGGCGCCTGGTTAATGTCTATTGCTATCCGTGAGAACCTGGAGTTTATCACTGACAGGAGCATTCTCCGACAGGGAATGGACGTAAAATCTTATCAATACAGTCTTTTAAAAGTAAGTGGGATCCCATATGCGACGGCCATCGCAAACAATTTCAATTTTTCACACTTAAAACAAAGGATCATGATGATGAATAAGAAAAGATCATCCCGCTATCATTTACTGCGTTATGTAGTATTGGGCGCTGTGATGGGGATCGCCGTACTTTCCCTGAATTTCTCCAGTGCAATTGCTAAAGCAGAGACGTCTGCACGTAAACTGGCAAACGCATTCCAGGAAGATACATCGAAAGTGAAGGTTCCACCACCACCAGCACCATTACCTCCCCCACCTCCGCCACCGCCAGCTCCTCCGGTAAAGGTGAAAGGTAAAGGAGCGAAAGTGCCACCTCCGCCTCCACCGGCACCGCCGGTTCCTGCTGCTCCACAGGCAGCTCCCGCACCTGCTGCAGCTGCTGCACCAAGTCCGGAAGGAGAAGAACTGAGACTAAGCGTTGCGGAAAAGCCGGATGCTGCAGAGAAATCTAAAATTACCATCAGAGGCGGCGCGGACGGACAGGGAAAACCGCTTTATGTGGTAGATGATGTCCTTATCGGTAATAACCTGCCAGAGGGTATGTTGGATCCTATGGCAATCAGTTCCATACATGTGCTGAAAGGTGAATCAGCTACCGCTGTTTATGGGGATGCTGGTATAGACGGTGTAGTGAAGGTTTACACCAAAGCTTATGTTGGAACTTCACTCGTAAAACATGATGTGCTCATGCCTGCTAAACCAGGCACTACTGCTGCCACGCCTACAACAATAAAGTTTGTGCCGGCTGGTGAAAAGAAAAATGATGAGGTGATCACCGTTATTAGCTATAAAGATGGTAATAGTACCCATGCTATAACAGCAGGTAATAATACTAATGCAAATGCTAAAACAGACGCTAAGTCTGAAGACAAAAAGTAA